The nucleotide sequence GTCCTCAAAGTCTGTCGCTGGGGGCTAGATGTAACAACAAAGGAATAATTATGCATGAGTTGATGCATGCAATTGGGTTTTGGCACGAGCAGTCGAGGCCTGACCGAGATGAGTACGTGGAAATCATCTGGGAGAATATTAAGAAGGGTATGTGATGCATCAGTCACGTGTTATTTGAACTTCAACAATGTACCTACCACGATAATTACCACAAATGACTACACCCTCTTTTGACAGTATTCATCAAAAGTGGAAGCTTCCCACACGATCCTCCGCGAGACTTATCGCGCGAGGACGAACGCCATGACCGTGGAAGGATTTTAAAAGCGCAATATTTGCATGAATAATATGACTAGGAAATTTGTGGTAACCAGATAGAGAAATGCAAATTAGATAATGAGAATAATAGGGCCAAGAGAGCTTTAATGTGTTTTCAAGCGTTTCAGTAATGAAACCTGTTCATAGTCAATCCTAGCTCAAGGCTGACTTGACACTCCCAGTCTGGTCAGTTCAGAGTAATCCAGTGCATGACTGTAGTACATCGGGACAGCGGTCTCGTACATCCGGGAACTCTAAGAGTGGTGAGAGAGAGCGGGAAAGTAGAGGAGTTAAACCCGAGTTTTTTTGTCTCGTGTGTTACATTAGATCTGTTGCCTTGAAGCATTTGTGGCGTACCTGTGAGGTATTCAACTTTACAATGACCTGCAAAGATCGCAAAATGTCAGAGAAAGGCGACAGCACTACTGatacattttaagtttttttatgtgttattttttagggATGGAAAATCAATTTAACAAGTACAAACATTCCAAAGTAGACAGTATGGATTTTGATTATGACTATAATAGCTTGATGCATTACAGTAAACGAACGTTCTCAAGAAATGGTAAACCAACCGTGCGCGCTCTAAACAACCCTTACATGTCTTTGGGACGCTCAGTCGGCTTCAGTTATCTggatatcaagaaattaaacGCCCTATATGACTGCAAAAGTGAGTGTCTACTCTGATTTACAGATTAACAAATTAGTTAATTAAATGGATTTTTCAGGCTGAATAAAACAAGCATTTTGATTACTAGTTTTTACTAATGATCTCTTTATcgcataaaacaaatagacacTATGTTGCCGTGTTGCCGCTTAAATGTGGCAAAAACGTCATTGTCGCACTCATttgcgcctcgtgtgccacttttttttttcttacgacATTTTGAGgtcatctgtgatctactaCTGAACAGACACCCAACAACACGGAATTTATTCGTTCAATAGATATCAAAACTTCAAACTTTATGTGAAAAGTCCCGCCATTATGGTTAATTTATAGCTTTGCCATTCTACGCAAGCGAGTTCGTGAAGCGCAAATGttattcatctttttcaattaacgcttgttctttttgtagatAAGGACAAAGTAGGCTGGAGCGAGTGGTCAGCGTACACCCCCTGTAACAGCAGGTGCATGAAGTACCGCCAGCGGGTTTGCTTTTCGTCCCGGTCGCACTGTCCTGGGGCCGATTCTCATGGAATAAAAACTGACCGGAGGAAGTGTACCAAAGAGGAATGTTATGGTGAGTGATATTATTATAAGACCAAGTTATCAATATCCTCCTCTCGATGAATGTTGGGTCTGGCAAACTAATAACGGTCTTCTCCCTGCAAAATTGAGGGCATCTTAATTGGTTCTTTTAGTTTACTCTCTAGCTAACTATGATTGCAGATCCACTTTAAAAGAATGTAGAATGCTTTAACCCATCTTTTTTCTCTGAATATTTTAGCGCCTGTCAAGGGAAACTGGGGCCAATGGGGTGTGTGGAGCGCTTGTGATAAATCATGTGGTTACGGCAAACGGAAGAGAACAAGATCATGCAACGACCCGGCACCTAAATATGGCGGGAAAACGTGCGTGGGAGCAAACACACAAATGCGCACGTGCAACATGAAGGCGTGTCCTGACAGTAAGTCAAGTTCTGCTAGGTTTTTGTCTATGTCCTTTAGATCTACACCCTTGAGCAGATTTTTTGCGTAGTTCCAATTTAGATGCAACATGAAAAAGGCAAGAAAATATTAGATTGTATGGAACAGGGATGGCTAAATGATGAAAACGATTTAAACAGGTCGCAAACAAAGAACGTGAAAATTAATAAGCTTTAATTTGTGAGATGTAAAAAAACGGTTGGGTTGTGCCTTTGAAGGACTAGGTCACGCagtcttttttaatttgttcaaaacATACGGGTACGAAAAACGAAACTAGAAAAAATTCCATGGATGACATTTATGTGAATTTTTTACCCAACGTGTACGGATCTATAGGAATTAGTTGTATTTCGTGTGGGAATACCTCACGAGTGGAATTATTTTTCCCCAAACCGAGGCCTCCCCTGGAGACAAGACTCCGGGTTATATATTGTTAGCTATGTGTTCCTATTCAGTGCTCATTGCAAGCTTAGtctatttgaaaattttcgttttaaaaattgttttaattatttctctCTTTGAATCATGCTTGTTAAATGGACAATATCCATGTTAACACAATTCCTTCTTTTGCAGATTCAAACGCTTGTGATTTCGATAAAGACTATTGTAATTGGACAAACGTCTGGAGTACGTCACCATCTTTTAAGTGGTATCGTCACAAAGGTCCTACCCCGAGTAGGAACACAGGACCAGGAGGAGATCATGGCACAGGCAATGGTAAGTTTGGACTTGGACTGCCTGTGCTCTCTGTGCAAGGCTTCCCGCTATTTTATCGGGAAATGGAGTTTTTAAATACGAAATGGAGTTTTTAAACTTGCGATTGTCACAGCACATTAACTCTtggtatttttaatttgtttcccCGTAGGCTATTACCTCTACCTAGAATCTTCTTATCCCGCGCGGTTTGGTTTCAAGTCTCAGCTAATGAGCCACTCGCTCAATCCCTCGGAGGACTGG is from Pocillopora verrucosa isolate sample1 chromosome 7, ASM3666991v2, whole genome shotgun sequence and encodes:
- the LOC131774462 gene encoding uncharacterized protein isoform X2, with product MDPWQCLLLRVAIFVIGAGRSSFTSPLGANRFSDTSIISQSEELGEDFTVMDWINEANKPYNIGHEGDIVLTERDWNVYEKARFKRNAVRQRKKIWPNRIIPYEIENGLDAYKKNIMSAIEEFHKYTCITFKERKDERNWIKFSKGKGCWSYIGRLYWFKGPQSLSLGARCNNKGIIMHELMHAIGFWHEQSRPDRDEYVEIIWENIKKGMENQFNKYKHSKVDSMDFDYDYNSLMHYSKRTFSRNGKPTVRALNNPYMSLGRSVGFSYLDIKKLNALYDCKNKDKVGWSEWSAYTPCNSRCMKYRQRVCFSSRSHCPGADSHGIKTDRRKCTKEECYAPVKGNWGQWGVWSACDKSCGYGKRKRTRSCNDPAPKYGGKTCVGANTQMRTCNMKACPDNSNACDFDKDYCNWTNVWSTSPSFKWYRHKGPTPSRNTGPGGDHGTGNGYYLYLESSYPARFGFKSQLMSHSLNPSEDWCISWWYSMNGRTVGHLSVYLINTELGTKTKLWSQSGEQGKRWKQGFSSLKSDSHFRIMFEGTRGRGYTGDIALDDVQFRKGSCQLNGFVKY
- the LOC131774462 gene encoding uncharacterized protein isoform X1, with protein sequence MKCRELFGVEFSFRIYVMDPWQCLLLRVAIFVIGAGRSSFTSPLGANRFSDTSIISQSEELGEDFTVMDWINEANKPYNIGHEGDIVLTERDWNVYEKARFKRNAVRQRKKIWPNRIIPYEIENGLDAYKKNIMSAIEEFHKYTCITFKERKDERNWIKFSKGKGCWSYIGRLYWFKGPQSLSLGARCNNKGIIMHELMHAIGFWHEQSRPDRDEYVEIIWENIKKGMENQFNKYKHSKVDSMDFDYDYNSLMHYSKRTFSRNGKPTVRALNNPYMSLGRSVGFSYLDIKKLNALYDCKNKDKVGWSEWSAYTPCNSRCMKYRQRVCFSSRSHCPGADSHGIKTDRRKCTKEECYAPVKGNWGQWGVWSACDKSCGYGKRKRTRSCNDPAPKYGGKTCVGANTQMRTCNMKACPDNSNACDFDKDYCNWTNVWSTSPSFKWYRHKGPTPSRNTGPGGDHGTGNGYYLYLESSYPARFGFKSQLMSHSLNPSEDWCISWWYSMNGRTVGHLSVYLINTELGTKTKLWSQSGEQGKRWKQGFSSLKSDSHFRIMFEGTRGRGYTGDIALDDVQFRKGSCQLNGFVKY